Proteins from a single region of Gordonia hongkongensis:
- a CDS encoding DUF1206 domain-containing protein: MSRNQVTGAVDRATDSPWFERLARAGHAVSGLLHLLIAYIILRLAFGGGGNADQSGALGIFADSSGGRVVLWVAAVAFAALALWRLAEAIVGPHATEPGEDSDGAEQWFDRGKALSLAVVYVGFALSAIRFATGQGKSSGQENASLTARLLQSGGGKFVLVAAGLIIIGVGVYHVYKGASRSFLDDLKISDDKAATIAGVIGYCGKGVVLAGTGILVIVAVATADPSKATGIDGAVKTLAGLPAGQVLMILAAVGIAAYGVYCYWLVRFARM, translated from the coding sequence ATGAGCCGCAATCAAGTGACCGGCGCGGTCGACCGCGCCACCGACAGCCCGTGGTTCGAACGCTTGGCGCGTGCCGGCCACGCGGTCAGCGGCCTGCTCCATCTGCTGATCGCCTACATCATCCTGCGCCTCGCCTTCGGTGGGGGCGGGAACGCCGACCAGTCGGGTGCGTTGGGGATCTTCGCCGATTCGTCCGGCGGTCGCGTCGTCCTCTGGGTGGCCGCGGTCGCGTTCGCAGCACTCGCGCTATGGCGACTCGCCGAGGCGATCGTCGGACCCCACGCCACCGAACCGGGCGAGGACAGTGATGGCGCCGAGCAGTGGTTCGATCGCGGAAAAGCGTTGTCGCTCGCCGTGGTCTACGTCGGGTTCGCCTTGTCGGCAATACGTTTCGCGACGGGCCAGGGCAAGTCGAGTGGTCAGGAGAACGCCAGTCTGACCGCGCGACTCCTGCAGTCCGGTGGCGGGAAGTTCGTCCTCGTCGCGGCCGGCCTGATCATCATCGGCGTCGGCGTCTACCACGTCTACAAGGGAGCCAGCCGGTCGTTCCTCGACGATCTCAAGATCTCCGACGACAAGGCGGCGACAATCGCGGGCGTGATCGGTTACTGCGGCAAGGGTGTCGTTCTGGCCGGCACCGGCATCCTGGTCATCGTGGCTGTCGCGACTGCCGATCCGTCGAAGGCCACGGGGATCGACGGAGCGGTCAAGACACTGGCCGGCCTGCCCGCCGGGCAGGTGCTGATGATCCTGGCCGCGGTGGGTATCGCCGCCTATGGCGTCTACTGCTACTGGCTGGTGCGGTTCGCGCGGATGTGA
- a CDS encoding YihY/virulence factor BrkB family protein: protein MKRDDAAERADKEPASAEPDVRDDPGSADPDDPRKPDSPTDLTKPSLLFVLKKTAREFSRDQCTDLAAALTYYSVLSLFPALLALVSLLGVFGQGEKTTDAVLQMVDDLGPSSAVDTLRGPVEQLVAAPSAGFALVLGLLGALWSASGYVGAFGRAMNRMYEIDEGRPLWKLRPIMLLVTLVALVLAAAVALMLAVSGPIAKSIGDAIGFGETALTVWNIVRWPILLLFVILIVAILYWATPNVQQPKFRWISAGAVLAIVTWIVASAAFALYVSNFGSYNKTYGALAGVIVFLLWLWLTNLALLFGAEFDSELERGRQLQAGMPAEEHLQLPPRDTTASDKNDEKDQKYIEQARALRNSQGK from the coding sequence ATGAAACGAGATGACGCCGCTGAACGAGCTGACAAGGAACCCGCCTCAGCTGAACCGGACGTTCGCGACGACCCCGGATCCGCCGACCCCGATGACCCGCGCAAGCCGGACTCCCCCACGGACCTGACCAAGCCGTCGCTCCTTTTCGTGCTGAAGAAGACCGCGCGGGAGTTCTCGCGCGATCAGTGCACCGATCTGGCAGCGGCGCTCACCTACTACTCCGTGCTCTCACTGTTCCCGGCGCTCCTCGCGCTGGTCTCGCTGCTCGGTGTGTTCGGTCAGGGCGAAAAGACGACCGACGCCGTCCTGCAGATGGTCGACGACCTCGGACCGTCGTCGGCCGTGGACACGTTGCGGGGCCCCGTCGAACAACTCGTGGCCGCCCCCAGCGCCGGTTTCGCTCTCGTACTCGGTCTGCTCGGCGCGCTCTGGTCCGCGTCGGGTTACGTGGGGGCGTTCGGACGCGCGATGAACCGGATGTACGAGATCGACGAAGGCCGTCCCCTCTGGAAGCTGCGGCCGATCATGCTGCTCGTCACGCTTGTAGCACTCGTCCTTGCCGCCGCAGTGGCACTCATGCTGGCGGTCAGCGGACCGATCGCGAAATCGATCGGGGACGCCATCGGTTTCGGCGAGACCGCGCTCACCGTGTGGAACATCGTCCGTTGGCCCATCCTCCTCCTGTTCGTGATCTTGATCGTCGCCATCCTGTACTGGGCCACCCCGAACGTGCAGCAGCCGAAGTTCCGGTGGATCAGCGCCGGAGCGGTGCTGGCCATCGTCACCTGGATCGTCGCGTCGGCGGCATTTGCGCTGTACGTCTCGAACTTCGGCAGCTACAACAAGACCTACGGCGCACTCGCGGGTGTCATCGTCTTCTTGCTGTGGCTGTGGCTGACGAACCTCGCGCTGCTGTTCGGGGCCGAGTTCGACTCCGAACTCGAACGTGGCCGACAGCTACAGGCGGGGATGCCGGCCGAAGAGCACCTGCAACTGCCGCCTCGGGACACCACGGCGTCGGACAAGAACGACGAGAAGGACCAGAAGTACATCGAACAGGCTCGGGCCCTTCGTAACTCGCAGGGGAAGTGA